From Bacteroidales bacterium, one genomic window encodes:
- a CDS encoding DUF2461 domain-containing protein, which produces MKTTAVGSQKTMRDVYDFFKHLYRNNNKEWFTAHKQEYLDCQAKFNEFAQQLIIEIGKFDPYIDPDRLTVKECTYRIYRDMRFSKDKTPYKNHIGLYITKGGKKGPYAGYYFHMQPPEVKDYFEGSMLYIGLYMPEPEVIASIRDEISVNGGELVKAIKEAKHFTLFDGDSYKKLPRGFEDVKNPEWQKLLKLKEISLGYQMSENFLFKDDKLAKRVAALLKETARFTAFINKCVDYALEK; this is translated from the coding sequence ATGAAAACAACAGCTGTCGGGAGTCAAAAAACAATGCGGGACGTCTATGATTTCTTTAAACATTTGTACCGCAATAACAACAAAGAGTGGTTTACCGCCCACAAGCAAGAGTACCTTGACTGCCAGGCAAAATTTAATGAATTTGCGCAGCAGCTGATTATAGAGATTGGCAAGTTTGACCCTTATATAGATCCCGACAGATTAACTGTCAAAGAGTGTACTTACCGCATTTACAGGGATATGCGCTTTAGCAAGGACAAGACTCCTTACAAGAATCATATTGGACTTTACATCACCAAGGGGGGGAAGAAAGGACCTTATGCGGGATATTATTTTCACATGCAACCTCCGGAGGTGAAAGATTATTTTGAGGGAAGCATGCTTTATATAGGGCTCTATATGCCTGAACCTGAAGTAATAGCAAGCATCAGAGATGAAATATCGGTTAACGGAGGGGAGCTTGTAAAGGCAATAAAGGAGGCAAAACATTTTACCCTTTTTGACGGAGATTCTTATAAAAAGCTACCGCGCGGATTTGAAGATGTTAAGAATCCTGAGTGGCAGAAATTGCTGAAACTCAAAGAGATATCCCTGGGTTATCAAATGAGCGAGAATTTTCTGTTTAAGGATGATAAGCTTGCAAAAAGAGTGGCTGCCCTTTTGAAGGAGACTGCACGCTTTACTGCGTTCATCAACAAGTGCGTAGACTACGCTTTGGAAAAATAA
- a CDS encoding TolC family protein: MRVSQNIMRKIFRAFLVIASICITAGAASNAEAAENSARKNTDTLSPQKVWTLKQCTDYALENNVALQQSKLDADNAAIDVKTAKAAKYPSLSASVGQNYSGNYFNNGASEKNTYSGSYGVSANWTLYKGGYLNDNVKQTTVTQQIQDLTYTKNRLDLKVTVAQYYVQVLYDIENIKIRQEAAASSKVQWDRGKEFLKAGNMSKADCAKLEAQYNADNYQLVTAQSTYDSDMVNLKNALKLEREEMSIITPEISESKVLETIPDRNGVFAKAMNLRPEIEISQLYIKNSELELAKAKYTPTISLNASSGTNNISGTGTNYGKQLKTNWTNTVGVTLSIPIYSNRTYKSATEKAKNDISYYKLAAEQTENDMYKTIDNLYLNAKNTQQQYISAKESYRSAKESYDLVCEQFNLGMKNIVELEQEKSTYLAAEQEVAQTKYMALYNLQVLKFYTGEEIDI, translated from the coding sequence ATGAGGGTTAGTCAAAATATCATGAGAAAAATTTTTAGGGCATTTTTAGTAATTGCCTCAATATGCATCACGGCAGGTGCCGCGTCTAATGCTGAGGCCGCGGAAAATTCCGCAAGGAAAAATACCGATACGCTATCTCCACAAAAAGTCTGGACGCTTAAGCAGTGTACGGACTATGCGCTGGAAAACAATGTTGCGCTGCAGCAAAGCAAGCTGGACGCGGATAATGCGGCCATTGATGTTAAGACGGCAAAGGCTGCAAAATATCCATCCTTATCAGCCTCCGTTGGACAGAATTACAGCGGAAATTACTTTAACAACGGCGCTTCTGAAAAGAATACTTACTCAGGAAGTTACGGAGTATCAGCCAACTGGACGTTGTACAAAGGAGGGTATCTTAATGATAACGTAAAGCAAACAACTGTAACTCAGCAAATACAGGATTTAACATACACAAAGAACAGGCTGGACCTTAAAGTCACTGTTGCTCAATATTATGTGCAAGTCCTTTATGATATTGAAAACATAAAAATCAGACAGGAGGCGGCCGCATCTTCTAAGGTCCAGTGGGACAGAGGCAAAGAATTTCTAAAGGCGGGCAACATGTCAAAAGCTGACTGCGCAAAACTGGAGGCACAGTACAATGCAGATAATTATCAGCTGGTTACGGCACAGAGCACTTATGACAGCGATATGGTAAATCTTAAGAACGCACTTAAGCTGGAGAGAGAGGAGATGAGCATTATAACTCCGGAAATATCTGAGAGCAAGGTACTTGAAACCATTCCCGACCGCAACGGCGTTTTTGCAAAGGCAATGAACCTGAGGCCTGAAATTGAAATCAGCCAGCTGTATATTAAGAACAGCGAGCTTGAACTGGCAAAGGCAAAATATACCCCTACTATCTCACTTAACGCAAGCAGCGGAACAAACAATATCAGCGGTACCGGCACTAATTACGGCAAGCAGCTTAAGACAAATTGGACCAATACCGTTGGCGTAACTCTTTCTATTCCAATCTACAGCAATCGCACTTACAAAAGCGCAACTGAGAAGGCAAAAAATGATATAAGCTACTACAAGCTGGCCGCCGAGCAGACAGAGAATGATATGTACAAAACAATAGATAATTTATACTTAAACGCTAAAAATACTCAGCAGCAATATATTAGCGCTAAAGAATCATACAGGAGCGCAAAAGAAAGTTATGACCTTGTGTGCGAGCAGTTCAATCTTGGAATGAAAAATATTGTGGAGCTGGAGCAGGAGAAGAGCACTTATCTTGCTGCAGAGCAAGAAGTTGCACAGACAAAATACATGGCGCTTTATAATCTGCAGGTGCTTAAATTTTATACAGGTGAAGAGATTGACATATAA
- a CDS encoding efflux RND transporter periplasmic adaptor subunit produces MNNKKKIIWWSVAAVAVIVACVLIFGKKSSKSVMSFKMETVKRGNVNNTVTATGTIEPVVKVEVGTQVSGIVKKLYVDYNSVVKKGQVIAELDKTTLMADYESQKSSYAKAQSDYSYQLKNYNREKMLHDKGLVADSEYESALDSYQSSKNTLAMSRQSMEKAKTNLSYATITSPIDGVVLSKSVEEGQTVAASFSTPTLFYIAKDLTQMRVIADVDEADIGNVKEGQRVEFTVDAYVGETFSGTVTQVRQNATTTNNVVTYEVVVSAPNPDLKLKPGLTANITIYTAEKNNVLTIKPKALKFDPQLYAKKGGYSISKESQQYLGNPTAGEEGKGILWTLNNKTFTAIPVEIGTKSKTAVEITGGVQEGTKVVLEMSMSSTGDASLSDSDSGSSSDQSSPFMPKHPGENNKKSGSNGGGSGAGPR; encoded by the coding sequence ATGAACAACAAGAAAAAAATAATTTGGTGGAGCGTAGCGGCTGTTGCAGTGATAGTTGCATGCGTGCTTATTTTTGGAAAGAAGAGTTCTAAAAGCGTTATGTCTTTTAAAATGGAGACGGTTAAACGCGGGAATGTAAATAATACCGTTACCGCAACCGGCACAATAGAACCAGTTGTAAAAGTAGAAGTTGGTACTCAGGTTTCAGGTATTGTAAAGAAACTTTATGTGGATTACAACAGCGTTGTTAAAAAGGGGCAGGTAATTGCGGAGCTGGATAAGACCACGCTAATGGCTGATTATGAGAGTCAAAAGAGCAGTTATGCAAAAGCGCAGAGCGATTATTCTTATCAGCTTAAAAATTACAACAGAGAGAAAATGCTGCATGACAAAGGTCTTGTAGCAGATAGCGAATATGAATCTGCTTTGGACAGCTATCAAAGTTCAAAGAATACTTTGGCAATGTCCAGGCAAAGCATGGAGAAGGCAAAGACAAATCTTTCCTACGCAACAATTACCTCCCCTATTGACGGAGTTGTATTGAGCAAGAGTGTTGAGGAGGGCCAGACTGTTGCTGCAAGCTTCAGTACGCCAACACTTTTCTACATTGCAAAAGACCTTACTCAGATGAGAGTAATTGCAGACGTAGATGAGGCCGACATAGGCAATGTAAAAGAGGGACAGAGAGTTGAATTTACCGTAGATGCTTATGTAGGAGAGACTTTCAGCGGAACTGTTACGCAAGTAAGACAGAATGCTACAACTACCAACAACGTAGTAACTTATGAAGTTGTAGTTTCTGCGCCAAATCCGGATTTAAAATTGAAACCTGGTCTGACTGCAAACATAACAATCTACACTGCTGAGAAGAACAATGTGCTTACAATAAAACCTAAAGCGTTAAAGTTTGACCCTCAGCTATATGCAAAGAAGGGAGGATACTCCATCAGCAAAGAATCTCAACAATATCTTGGCAATCCTACTGCAGGCGAAGAGGGAAAAGGAATCCTTTGGACGCTTAATAATAAGACCTTTACAGCTATTCCTGTAGAGATTGGAACAAAGAGCAAGACGGCCGTAGAAATTACCGGAGGAGTACAGGAAGGGACAAAAGTTGTTTTGGAAATGAGCATGTCATCTACCGGAGATGCCTCATTAAGCGATTCAGATTCAGGCAGTTCTAGTGACCAAAGTTCTCCTTTCATGCCTAAGCATCCGGGAGAGAACAATAAAAAGAGCGGCAGCAACGGCGGCGGCAGTGGCGCAGGCCCTAGGTAA
- a CDS encoding ABC transporter ATP-binding protein translates to MDSNNIASTGEKKVVIDLQDIKRNFLVGDEIVHALRGVSFKVYEGEFVTIMGKSGSGKSTLLNTLGCLDTPSSGEYYLDGVSVRTMSKPERAMLRNRKIGFVFQSYNLLAKTTALENVELPLMYNSAYSSAQRKQAAIDALTAVGLADRMYHKSNQMSGGQMQRVAIARALVNNPAVILADEATGNLDTRTSYEILVLFQKLHAEGKTIIFVTHNPDIAMYSGRNITLRDGKIKEETENNNIQSAKAALEALPKNEDE, encoded by the coding sequence ATGGATAGCAACAATATAGCAAGTACCGGAGAGAAGAAGGTTGTAATTGACCTGCAGGACATCAAGAGAAATTTCCTGGTGGGAGATGAGATTGTGCATGCTTTAAGAGGAGTTAGCTTTAAGGTGTATGAGGGTGAGTTTGTGACAATTATGGGAAAGTCAGGCAGCGGGAAATCCACTCTTTTGAACACGCTCGGATGCCTGGACACACCTTCCAGCGGAGAGTATTATCTGGATGGTGTCTCCGTAAGAACAATGAGCAAGCCGGAGAGAGCGATGCTGAGAAACAGGAAGATTGGATTTGTATTTCAATCATACAATCTGCTTGCAAAAACTACTGCCCTGGAGAATGTGGAACTGCCGCTGATGTACAACTCTGCATATTCATCTGCACAGCGCAAACAGGCTGCCATTGATGCACTTACAGCTGTGGGGCTGGCGGACAGGATGTACCACAAAAGCAATCAGATGTCCGGCGGACAAATGCAAAGAGTTGCAATTGCGCGCGCCCTTGTAAATAATCCGGCCGTTATTTTGGCCGACGAGGCAACTGGAAATTTGGATACAAGAACCTCTTATGAAATTTTGGTACTGTTCCAAAAGCTTCATGCAGAGGGGAAAACAATAATATTTGTAACACACAATCCCGATATTGCAATGTACAGCGGACGCAATATTACGCTCAGGGACGGAAAGATTAAAGAAGAGACAGAGAACAATAACATTCAGTCGGCCAAGGCTGCGCTGGAGGCTCTTCCAAAAAATGAAGATGAATAA